DNA from Debaryomyces hansenii CBS767 chromosome A complete sequence:
TGTTAAGTTCCTTAAAGTTAAAAAGAACCCCCATAATTCTAAAGAACAAGACGTATTAGAAGCAAATGTCCAGGTGTTATTGAAGGGTAATTTTGATGTTTCATATACTAAGGCCGATAATGCCCCTATTGTTCCTACAGATACTGTTAAGAATACTATCTTGATCGAAGCCAAAACCACTAATGTGTGGCCGATTGAAAGGTTTGCGGCCCATTTGGCGAAACATTTCACTGAGAAATATGCCCATGTTTCTGGGATTGAGGTGAGCATAGTTCAGAGCAAATGGACCAAATATGAGGTGGATGGTAAGATCCATCCACATTCCTTTAAACATGAAGGTCCGGAAACGAGAAGAACGTTCCTTACTTATTGCAGATCGAATAAAAAGTTGACAATTACTTCTTCGATCAAAGACTTAACTGTTTTAAAATCCACTGGTTCTATGTTCTACGGTTATAACGTTTGTGATTACACTACATTGAAGCCTACCAAGGACAGAATTTTATCTACTGATGTAGATGCATCTTGGACATATGATCCAAAACAAGTTACATCTTTGGACCAGGTATTAACTCAAGCTGAT
Protein-coding regions in this window:
- a CDS encoding DEHA2A07194p (similar to uniprot|P78609 Pichia jadinii Uricase (EC 1.7.3.3) (Urate oxidase)): MQSELLDSSYGKGNVKFLKVKKNPHNSKEQDVLEANVQVLLKGNFDVSYTKADNAPIVPTDTVKNTILIEAKTTNVWPIERFAAHLAKHFTEKYAHVSGIEVSIVQSKWTKYEVDGKIHPHSFKHEGPETRRTFLTYCRSNKKLTITSSIKDLTVLKSTGSMFYGYNVCDYTTLKPTKDRILSTDVDASWTYDPKQVTSLDQVLTQADKGLFDSTYDSARKVTLDLFALENSASVQATMYNMSHKILELVPEVGTVSYALPNKHYILFNLEWKGIKQNDELFYPSPDPNGLIKSTVGRKTQSKL